From Brachyspira hampsonii:
TTCTTGATTTGGTTTATTAAATATAGGTTTAAATATTTCATTTAGTTCATTTTTACAATTTTCATAATTTTCTTTTAATAATTTTTGTAATTTGTTATCATCATTTTGATATTTTTTTATTTGATTTTCTATTATTTTTGATATAAATTTTCCTATTCTATTTGATTTGTTAAACATGAAATTATTATCAAATTCTCTCGGACTATATTTATAGCAGATAAAATTGGTTAATATATTATTATGTAACTTATATTCTTCTGTAAGATTTTTATAAAACCATTCATATTCATCATTACTACTATATTGTTTATATACTACTTTCATAAAATACTTATCATTATCTTTATAAATGTAATCTTTAAATATTTCATCAGTATCTAATTCAAGTTTTATTTCTATTTCAATTTTTTCTTCATTTTTATAGAAGTCTTCTTTTTCAAATAAATTTTTTTTGTATGTAAATAATTTAAATATTATGTCTATGATATTGGATTTTCCTATTCCATTTTCACCTGTTAGGTAAATCATAGAATATTCATGTTTTAAATCAATTTTTACATTTTTTATATTTTTATAATTTGTTATAATTAATTCTCTTATATACATATTTATAGTATAATTTATATTTTATATTAATCAACTAATTTATTTTGTTTGATGTTGGGTAATCAGCCGCACTTACATGGGGCGTTTGGTAATGTGTTGCAGTGCCGTGTGGGAAGGTCTACAGCTCGTAGTGCCCGTATGGCGAATACTGCGGAATGCCCCCGACCGTAGGGAGTGCGTAGCTAGACAAGTAGTTGCAAAATGTGCAGTTTGGGTGTATTGTAGGTAAAAATATAATTTTGGGGGATTTTATTTTATGGATAAGCACAGCACAGCACAGCACAGCACAGCACAGCACAGCACTTTAAACTATTCTAGTAATTATGTCAACTCTGATTTTAAAAATCAGTCATACGAAAAAATACTTTTTCTAATTAAAAAATTTAAATCTAATTATTCTCAATACACTAACAAAAATTATAATGAAACGGAGACTAGAAGGGATTTTTTGGATCCGTTTTTTGAGGCGTTCGGTTGGGATGTGGCTAACAGGGCGGGTAAGTCTCAGACTTATAGAGATGTTATTCATGAGGATAAGCTCAAAGTGGGTAAAGAGACAAAGGCTCCTGATTATGCTTTTCGTATTGGGGGGAGTAGGGTTTTCTTTGTGGAGGCGAAAAAGCCCGGGGTTAATCTTAAAGAGGACAGTTTGCCTGCTTTTCAGCTTAGGAGGTATGGTTGGAGTGCTAAACTCGGAATCAGTTTTCTCACTGATTTTGAGGAGCTTGCTATTTATGACTGCACTAGAAAGCCTAGCATAAATGATAAGGCTTCTACTGCTAGGATTGAGTATATTCATTTTGAAGATTATCTTGATAGGTTTGATTTTCTTTATGAGATACTTAATAAAGAGAGTATTGAGCAGGGTTCGCTTGAAAAATATATTGCGTGGAGTTCAAACAAAAAAGGTACTGAAAGCGTTGATATTGATTTTTTAAGCACGCTTGACAATTTGCGTACTAAACTTGCTTCTAATATATCTAAATTAAACAAAGATTTGTCTGTAAGGGATTTGAATTATGCGGTTCAGCAGATTATTGACAGGATTATATTTTTGAGGGCGGCTGAGGACAGAGGCATTGAAGAGTATGGGGATTTAAAAAGGACATGCGATAATAAGAATGAGAATTTTTATAGTAATCTTTTGGGGATTTTTAAAAGGGCTGACGGTAAATATAATTCGGGGCTTTTTGATTTTGCTAAAGACAGTATAAGCGGTAATATAGAGATTGACAATAAGGTGATAAAGGATATTATTAATGAGCTTTATTATCCTTTGAGTCCTTATGAGTTTTCTGTGATATCGGTTGAGATAATGGGGAATGCTTATGAGCAGTTTTTGGGTAAGACTATCACTATAGGGAGGAATCATAGTGCGAAGATAGAATTAAAACCAGAGGTGCGTAAGGCTGGAGGGGTGTATTATACGCCTGAGTATATAGTTGATTATATAGTGGAGAACACGGTTGGGGAGGCTATAAGGGGTAAGAAGCCAGAAGAGATTGCGAATATAAAAATATTGGATCCTGCTTGCGGCAGCGGAAGTTTTTTGCTTGGGGCGTATAAATATTTACTTAATTATCATATTGAATATTATAATAAGATAAAGGACAGGGCGAAGTTTAAGGGGTCGAAAGAAGATGTAATAAAAGAGAATGGGGATTTGACAATTTGGATAAAGAAGCAGATATTACGCAACAATATATTTGGGGTGGACATAGACAGCAATGCGGTTGAGGTAACGAAATTATCGCTTCTTATGAAATGTTTGGAGGGAGAGAGTCCAGCGTCAATACAGAACAATCAGGATTTATTTAATGAGCGGGCTTTACCGTCATTGGAGGATAATATCAAGTGCGGTAATAGTTTAATAGGTAATGATTTTTACGAGAGCCAGTCGGTGCTTGATTTTGACGAGGAGACGCAGTATAAAATAAATTGTTTTGATTGGGAAGATGAGTTTAAAAGCGTTTTTAAAGCGGGCGGTTTCGATGTGGTGATAGGCAATCCGCCGTATGTAAGAATACATTTATTAGATAAAATACAGCTAGATTATTTTAAAGATAGATATTCTGTATGTAAAGGTCAAATTGACTTATACAGTCTTTTTATAGAAAAATCTATATCTTATTTATCAAAATCAAATGGTTTAGTTAGTTTCATCGTTCCCCGATTTTTAAAATTTAATATAGATAGTGAAGAAGTAAGGAAATTATTTTTAAAATATAATATTAAACAATTAGTAGAAGTTGGAAAGGCTTTTAAAAATGTTAGTACCGAGTGTATAGTTTTTCTAGTTTCAAAAGATGATAAAAAAGAAGATATAAAAATATATGACTATTATCCAAATAAAGATGTTACATTTATAAAAACTATGGATAAAAATATGTTTTATAATTTTCCAAATATAATTTTTAATACAATAGTTTCAGAAGAAGAAATAAATATTATTAATAAAATGTTATCAATAAGTGTAAAAGTTTCAGAAATATGCAGTTTAAAAAGAGGCATGGAAATTGGTAAAAAAGATATTAGAGAAAATAAATCAGGTATACTAACTTTACTAGGTGAAGAAGTTTCAAAATATCAGATAGCATATGAGAATACATATTGTTTAGAAAATCACAAAGAAGTATCAAGATTAAAATTATTTTCAGAAGTAGAAAAGATTTTAATTAGGAGAGTTGCAAATCAGTTAATAGCTACTTATGATAATGAAAATTATTATTTTATAAAAAATTTATATTCTTTGATTTCAAAAGATTATAATTTAAAGTATATATTGGGTTTACTTAATTCTAAATTGTTAAACTTTTTCTTTAAAAAATATTTTACTACTAAAAAAGAAGATATATTCCCAGAGATACAAGCATATCATATTAATGAATTACCTATATATAAAATAGATTTAGATAAAAAAGAAGAAAAAGAAAAATATAATAAAATTATAGAATTAGTTGACTCTATGATAATTCTAAATAAAAAAATATTATCTGAAAAAAATCCTAATTCTTTAAATATGATAAATAGGCAAATTTACGCTTGTGAAAAACAACTTGATAATTTGATATTTTCTATTTATAATTTAAATGATGAAGAAAGAATGATTATAGAAGGAGATTAAATAAAAAAATGGAAGAAGATAATAAAAAAGATATTAATCCAGTATGGGCTGTAGCAATTGTTTTGTTATATTTTAAATATAAAATAATGATTGATGTTGAAGATTTTAAAAAAGAAATAATTTATAATAACAGATTTTTTCCAAAACATAATATAATAGATGTTGTAAAAAAAGAAGCTTTAAATTATAAATTTATATTAGAAAAAGATAGTGAATTGTATCGTAGTAGAATTTTTAAAGATGATGTTATTAAACAGGAAGTTAATGAAGATAAACAAATAATTGGTTATGATGAAAAAAATTCTATGGCACCAAGTCCAGAAATAGCAAAGGCAGGTAGGGCTAATCCTGAAAAAATTAGTTATTTATATACTTCTGAGGATATAAAAACAAGTATAAAAGAAGTTAGACCAATGATAGATAGTTTTGTAAGTGTAGCTGAAATAAAAATTTTGTGCGATTTAACATTATTTGATATTACCAAATTTACATTTGAAAATATTGAAAATATTAAAACAGAACTTGTTTCTTTAAATGAATGTTTTTCCAATGTAAATTATGGAAATGATATAGATTACATACCAACTCAATATATTGCAGAATTATTAAAAAATCTTGGATTTGATGGTATTAGATTTGGCAGTTCTTTAAATAAAGGTGGTATAAATATTACTTTATTTAATCATGAAAAAAATTGTAAATTTATAAAATCTAAATTATATTTTATATCTGATATTGATGTAAAATATTCTAGTGATGTTATGAAAATTGTAGAATCTTTATCTGATGATTCATTTTATAAATTTTTAGATTTGTATAATGATATTAATAAAAAATAGTTTTATTAATATTCTTTTTTTATTAAATTATATTGACAAAAATACCGATAATTTTGATTTAAAGCTAAATTTTTATTTAATTCTGTCGATTTATTCTGTATAATAATTATTAAATTACAAATGTGTATATTATTGGAGGAATAATGGAAAATATATATTTAACAAAAACAGAAATTATTGATTTAGTTGTTGAATATAATAGCAACGATACAAAGCAAATGTTATATTTTATTGAAAATGATTGTAATATAAAATTTGATATTATAAAAGTTAAATCAGGTATTGCTTTGGATAACTTTAATATTTCAATTTATTGTTATAAATTATTTTATAATAATAAAAAATCTAATAAAGATTTTACTAATAGGTATAGTGATGATAAATATTGTGTATATAATTATAAAGCAAAAGATGTGTTAATAGAATTATTTAAATTATTATATGATGAAGATATAGAAAATATAAAAAATATTACTTTAAAAATGAAAGAAAGAAAACATATTAAAGAAAATAATAGTATTAATGTTTCTTCAAAAAATATTGTTAAAAATATGAGTGATATTAATAATTATAATAATTTAGATGATCATATAGAAAATAGACCTGAAATGATAAATATTATTACAGAACTTGAAAAATCAAAAGAGAATATAGGATATATAGTAAAAGAAGACCCTGAATTTTTAAAAGTAATAAAATATAGATTAGAAGAAATAGAAAAGAGTATTAAATATAAAATGCCACTTACAGCCATTATATTATCAGGAAGTACTTTAGAGGGAATATTATTATATATTGCTAATAAATTTGAAGTAAATTTTAAACAATCTCAATCATCTCCTAAAAATAAAAGTAACAGCACAAAAGAATTTGATGATTGGACTTTAAATAATTTTATTGATGTTGCTCATGATATAGGTTTTTTAAAAATTGATGTAAAAAAATTATCTCATAATTTAAGAGAATTTAGAAACTATGTACATCCATATAAGGAACTAGAAAATAATTATCATCCAAGTATAGAAGTATCCAAAATTTTTATACAGATTTTAATATTAGCAATTAATGAAATAATAGAAAAACTAAATGAACAAAATTAATTGTTTGATGTTGGGTAATCAGCCGCACGTACATTGTACTTCTGTAAGGGGTTGCAGTACCGTGCGGAATGCCCGTATGGCGAATACTGCGGGAAGCCCCCGACCGTAGGGAGTGCGTAGCTAGGCGAGTGTTTCAAATGGCTAGCTTGTATGGGTTAGGAAAGTCCGATTTTTTTCGTTTTTTTCTAAAAAAGTTACTGTTTGCAGGCTTGTTTTGTTAAAAATGTTTGTTTAATAATAAGGGCGGGTTTGGGTGGGTTATATGGTAAATTTTTAAAAAATTATTTCTGGGTTAGTCTTTGAGTTTGGGTTGGGTTTTTATTTAGTTTATTTTGTTTGTGTTGGGTAATCAGCCGCACGTACAGGGGGCGTTTGGTAAGGGTTAGCGTTGCCGTGCGGGTAGGTGCTACAGCTCGTATGCGGGAATGCCCCCGACCGTAGGGAGTGCGTTAGCTAGGCGAGTAGTCAGCCGCATACCCTCATCGCAGTCTGACTTCCTCACTTCGTTTGGTCGTATTGACTGTACATAATAGGTTGCTCATGGAGAATGTGCTGGTGATGTATAGCAATTAGATGATGCTATCTCTTATATGCGGAAGTAAATTGTAAATAGAAGTTCCTATTGTGCTTTCAAAATATGCTTTTATTTCAAATACTTTCTTCCACCTTAAAGCACTTTGGGGAAATGTACCATATCTTAAAGCTACATCTATGAACCTTTTTTCTAAAATACAAAAACCTGTAGGCAAAGCAAGACTGTCGCATAATTGAATAAGAAGATCATAATCATCATATACTGCATTACTTATAAACTCTTTCATAAAGTTATAGTCATCTTCAGACATATCAAATTTTCCTATTGCTGTGTTTATATCTTGTATCATAAATGCATGACTTATACATATTTGAGCCAATTTATCCCAGCCGTATTTAATGCAGTATTTGTAGCCGTCTATTAAATGCCTCTCAGAGCTTATACCAGTATATCTTCCTATATCATGAAGAAGCCCGAATATGTAGGCATTATCTTCATCTAGTTTTTTGTTTTTAGAGTTTTTATTGTAGTGTGATGCTATTATTTTTGCAGCTTTGGCAGTGTATCTTGAATGTTCAGCCCAAGGAGTTGGGTTTGATTTATATGCTTTGTTTAATTCGTATTCAGCTCTTTCTAAATCTAATATTTCCATAATTATCTCCTTTTCATATTAATAATAATATAATTTTTTTAAAAATAAACATCATTATAGGGAACTTTTATTATATTTTTTCGTCTAATAAAACAAATAAAAACTAGGGTATCACTATGTTAAAAAAAATTATTTTTGCATTTTCTTCTATAATATCACTTTTTTTATTAAGTTCATGCTCCCCTGCATTCGACAGAATGTTTCGTATGGCTCCTCCGCCTCCGCATGCTAGACATTATTTTGATTTTCCTATGATGTTTGGAGGACCTTTTGGTATTAACGGAATCCTTAGTATAATAATAAAAATATTGATAATTGTTGCATTAGTATTTTTAGTAAAGATTTTGTACAATAAAGATAAAAATAATAAAAAAGAATAGTTTGTTATTTTTTCTTTATATTTATAGCGGTTTATTTTTGTAAAAGTATATATAGTATTATTTTATTATACTAATACTTATATATTGAAAATATTTGTTTTGTTATGCAATTATATTAATGATATCAAATTAAAATATTATTAGTTTAAAAGTTATAAAATTTATATAAAAGCTATTGAATATTTTTTAGAATTTAATATCATATTTCCGTAGTATTTTTATGATATAATTTATAAAAAAATGAAAAGATTTATTACTTTCATAGTAAATAGACCTACAACAGTATTTGTTACATTAGTATCCATGTCCATAATTGGATTTATTAGTATATCAAGACTAAGTATAAATTATCTTCCTAATATGGAAGTTCCAATTATCAGTATAAAAACAACTTATGATAATGCCGGAGCGGAAGAAGTAGAAAAGTCTGTTACAAGATTAGTTGAGAATGCGGTATCATCTGTTAATAATGTAAAGACTATTAAATCAAAATCTAAAGAATCAGAATCTAATGTTGAAATAGAATTTAATTGGGGAACAGATTTGCAGACGGCAGCCGATGATATAAGGGAAGCTGTTGATATGATTAGAGCCTCTTTACC
This genomic window contains:
- a CDS encoding Eco57I restriction-modification methylase domain-containing protein, whose amino-acid sequence is MDKHSTAQHSTAQHSTLNYSSNYVNSDFKNQSYEKILFLIKKFKSNYSQYTNKNYNETETRRDFLDPFFEAFGWDVANRAGKSQTYRDVIHEDKLKVGKETKAPDYAFRIGGSRVFFVEAKKPGVNLKEDSLPAFQLRRYGWSAKLGISFLTDFEELAIYDCTRKPSINDKASTARIEYIHFEDYLDRFDFLYEILNKESIEQGSLEKYIAWSSNKKGTESVDIDFLSTLDNLRTKLASNISKLNKDLSVRDLNYAVQQIIDRIIFLRAAEDRGIEEYGDLKRTCDNKNENFYSNLLGIFKRADGKYNSGLFDFAKDSISGNIEIDNKVIKDIINELYYPLSPYEFSVISVEIMGNAYEQFLGKTITIGRNHSAKIELKPEVRKAGGVYYTPEYIVDYIVENTVGEAIRGKKPEEIANIKILDPACGSGSFLLGAYKYLLNYHIEYYNKIKDRAKFKGSKEDVIKENGDLTIWIKKQILRNNIFGVDIDSNAVEVTKLSLLMKCLEGESPASIQNNQDLFNERALPSLEDNIKCGNSLIGNDFYESQSVLDFDEETQYKINCFDWEDEFKSVFKAGGFDVVIGNPPYVRIHLLDKIQLDYFKDRYSVCKGQIDLYSLFIEKSISYLSKSNGLVSFIVPRFLKFNIDSEEVRKLFLKYNIKQLVEVGKAFKNVSTECIVFLVSKDDKKEDIKIYDYYPNKDVTFIKTMDKNMFYNFPNIIFNTIVSEEEINIINKMLSISVKVSEICSLKRGMEIGKKDIRENKSGILTLLGEEVSKYQIAYENTYCLENHKEVSRLKLFSEVEKILIRRVANQLIATYDNENYYFIKNLYSLISKDYNLKYILGLLNSKLLNFFFKKYFTTKKEDIFPEIQAYHINELPIYKIDLDKKEEKEKYNKIIELVDSMIILNKKILSEKNPNSLNMINRQIYACEKQLDNLIFSIYNLNDEERMIIEGD
- a CDS encoding RES family NAD+ phosphorylase, translating into MEEDNKKDINPVWAVAIVLLYFKYKIMIDVEDFKKEIIYNNRFFPKHNIIDVVKKEALNYKFILEKDSELYRSRIFKDDVIKQEVNEDKQIIGYDEKNSMAPSPEIAKAGRANPEKISYLYTSEDIKTSIKEVRPMIDSFVSVAEIKILCDLTLFDITKFTFENIENIKTELVSLNECFSNVNYGNDIDYIPTQYIAELLKNLGFDGIRFGSSLNKGGINITLFNHEKNCKFIKSKLYFISDIDVKYSSDVMKIVESLSDDSFYKFLDLYNDINKK
- a CDS encoding HD domain-containing protein yields the protein MEILDLERAEYELNKAYKSNPTPWAEHSRYTAKAAKIIASHYNKNSKNKKLDEDNAYIFGLLHDIGRYTGISSERHLIDGYKYCIKYGWDKLAQICISHAFMIQDINTAIGKFDMSEDDYNFMKEFISNAVYDDYDLLIQLCDSLALPTGFCILEKRFIDVALRYGTFPQSALRWKKVFEIKAYFESTIGTSIYNLLPHIRDSII